From the Deltaproteobacteria bacterium genome, the window GAGAATGAATCGCTCCTCATCAGTTGAATGCTCTGTGTCAAAAATCATTCTCGCATTTGGATCGGAAAAAACGGTTTTAGCCTCTTCAAAAGATATTTCATGTTTTTCAAGATTCTCCTTTGCCTTCTTTTTATCCCAAACAAACGATATTGAATTCATATT encodes:
- a CDS encoding BrnT family toxin produces the protein MNSISFVWDKKKAKENLEKHEISFEEAKTVFSDPNARMIFDTEHSTDEERFILLGISSGLRLLVVCHCYRQDDMIIRIISARKATRNEQKQYGSFLS